A genomic region of Eschrichtius robustus isolate mEscRob2 chromosome 21, mEscRob2.pri, whole genome shotgun sequence contains the following coding sequences:
- the LOC137755918 gene encoding large ribosomal subunit protein uL14-like, with translation MSKRGRGGSSGAKFRISLGLPVGAVINCGDNTGAKNLYIISVKGIKGRLNRLPAAGVGDMVMATVTKGKPELRKKVHPAVVIRQRKSYWRKDGVFLYFEDNAGVIVNNKGEMKGSAITRPAAKECADLWPRIASNAGSIA, from the coding sequence ATGTCGAAGCGAGGACGTGGTGGGTCCTCTGGTGCGAAATTCCGGATTTCCTTGGGTCTTCCGGTTGGAGCTGTGATCAACTGTGGTGACAACACAGGAGCCAAAAATCTGTATATCATCTCCGTGAAGGGGATCAAGGGACGACTGAATAGACTTCCTGCTGCTGGTGTGGGTGACATGGTGATGGCCACCGTCACGAAAGGCAAACCAGAGCTCAGAAAGAAGGTACATCCAGCAGTGGTAATTCGACAACGAAAGTCATACTGGAGAAAAGATggtgtgtttctttattttgaagataACGCAGGGGTCATAGTAAACAATAAAGGCGAGATGAAAGGTTCTGCTATCACAAGACCAGCTGCAAAGGAATGTGCAGACTTGTGGCCCAGGATTGCATCCAATGCTGGCAGCATTGCATGA